A stretch of DNA from Solenopsis invicta isolate M01_SB chromosome 5, UNIL_Sinv_3.0, whole genome shotgun sequence:
aaattgtttcacgtataataaaataaaatgtttaacattAACGTGAAACACATTGTTgtgtatttctaaaataatttctatataaatagtTGTTtaggcaaagaaaaaaaatctaaaataattttcttatgaaaataatttttacaaaaaatattggaaaaaatgaGTAAagaacgatatttttttttttaattcaacatatCAGTTTCTTAATTGTTGATGCGCTTGATACCCACTCTATGTGCTGCAGACAATACTCGTTCAATCCATTGAATTTATGTTTGCCGATTTATATCGATCATTATGCTGTTACCGTTGTGGCATTATTTGTGCGCTAATcgtttttgttttctttctcgTTTTCCTCCTTCCCGCGTCCCAATCTGTGCAGAAGGTGAAGCACCGTCTCAAGGTAATACTTTTACGTCAAATTTAAACTTCTTTCCGCTTGTTCTCTATGCCCGATTAATTACCTCGGTGAATCGGTTGTAATTTGCTCGTTGTAAATAAATCTAATCGGTCTTTCTTAACTACAAGCGCTTAGCCATCTTTCCGACTTTTACGGATATAGACGGATGGATGGATGTTGGACGGTATCGTGCTACGCTTCCCGTACGTATACCGTGACCTATtcctattatataatttacaaattacctCCCCGCTTTCCGCCTATAACAGTTTCTGTCTATCCAAAGTTCGACTAGTATagaggaatatataacattctCTCTCgggatatatatttaatttccaCTCGCTACTACGAATAATCATCGCTATACTATGTCTATTTCACAAGGGTATGTATTCCATTTTAAATGTTGCTGATCGTTGTTATCATTATCGATCACGTCACAGTATCGGCATTATATTTCTGTTCGTTTTATCGTCACGGTGTTGTCGTCACGTTGTCTCGCAATGAGCTACGCATTAACATATTTGGATATTAATATTCGAGATTACGAGATGTGAATGTTTAAATTAAGTATACAGTGGTCGCTATTTTTGCTGTTTGTATTCATCATACGTCCTCATTACATTATATGACATTATATGTTGCGTCTGGTGTGTGGGGCTTagaagaaaacaaataaataacttgATACTCTTATTTTCTCACACTCTTCTGCAGAGCCAAGTcgatttatgataaaaaaaaaaaagagaaataatgtgaaattttttcttgccTCACATGacgaaataaattacattttttcagatTATCAAAAATCTCTTACTAACAAAAGCTGATATTCTGTTACATGAACTCGTACACacagttattaatttatgaataaaaaaaaaagagttttcgATGAGTTATatcttgtctctccgcgcgtaCTATCGAACATGCGTGATGGCATgtgaaaaaacaaatttatttcgatGAAACGCAAGAAAAAAAGTTGACATGATTTCTCGCTTCTGGTATGATAATTTAGTGTAGGGGAGGTAATAATGAGAAAACGCAAACTCTGTAATGTAAATTTAGTGTAACTGTAACAATAATTgagcaaaattaataattaaccatttttatattaaatattttacgtatcgtacgtattttaattttattttatcactaacATCGGTGCAAAATGAACAAGTACTAAGctcgtaataataaattttgtatgtataatatacatatagaaaaatCTCTCGTGTGATATTATGTGATATTAGATAGTAATAATATCGTTAGTACTGTGGGCTCTATTAATACGTTTGCTTTATTGTTATTGCCCCGAGaagcttttaaataaaaccaaGAGTTCTGTATAACACAATTATTCTTCTTATTCCGTTGTACAATACTCTCCCTCTGAaatcttgcaaaaaaaaaacaagttgcaaaagatatataatacctatataatatattatttggaaaataaatttgtgaaatatttgtttttggtAAAAGTAGAACAACGGTTGAATCTCTGCGCAGATCATCGTCCGCATGGCAGAAATCCAGAACTTCCGGTGATACCGCGTAGCGAGAGCACATCCGAGTTTCAGCCTCTCGAGGATAAGGAGGTCGAATATTTCTTTGCTTCCGATGCGAGCGCTATAATCGAGCACACGAATCGCGTGATATTCTTAGAGGTGCGAATTGCATTGACAGGCGTTATAAGATTTTTCGCATAAGATTTTTTTCATCGAGTTGACTCGTGTCGAATTGTCGATAGGACGACGACGTGGCGGCCGTTAAAGAAGGCGCGCTAAGTATTCATCGTCTTCGTCGTTGCATGGACGATCCTCATGCTCGCGAGATCACGACACTCAAGATGGAGATTCAGCAGATCATGAAGGGTAATTACGACTATTTTATGCAGAAAGAGATTTTCGAGCAGCCGGAGTCGGTGGTGAACACCATGAGGGGACGCTTGAATTTTCAAGACAACTCGGTCACCCTAGGCGGAATTAAAGTAATTGTCTTGCCTACTAAATGATTTTAGTATTCGGCGCAAGTATTTCGGCGGTAAAAGAAAGAACTTGTAATATCGTTTCAGGATTACATTCCCGAGATCAAACGATGCAGACGTCTCATGTTAATCGGTTGCGGCACGAGCTACCATTCTGCCGTAGCTACGCGACAGCTTCTCGAGGAACTGACGGAATTGCCAGTGATGGTTGAACTCGCATCCGACTTTTTGGATCGTAATACGCCAGTCTTTAGAGATGACGTCTGCTTCTTTATCTCTCAATCGGGTAAGACTCGACGACATTGACATCGCAGATTTGACAACGCAGAAGCGGAtaagaaaattctttaattcttcacgttaaaaaaattattgcactcGATAGGTGAGACAGCTGATACGCTAATGGCACTACGTTATTGCAAAAGTCGCGGAGCTCTTATCGTCGGTATAACCAACACGGTCGGTAGTAGTATCTGTCGCGAATCTCATTGCGGGGTACACATCAACGCTGGTCCCGAGATCGGTGTAGCGAGTACTAAGGCTTACACCTCGCAATTCATATCTCTCGTCATGTTTGCCCTGGTAATGAGCGAGGACAGAATCTCTCTTCGTGCGAGACGCTTACAAGTATGTTCACTTTTACTgtttaacatattttcttttttctttctttctttctttctttcaacaaaatttaatgaaacaaaatcttttcttatatatttttcagattaTCCAAGGTTTAAAAAATCTCGATAATCTCATTCGCGAAGTATTGAAGCTCGACAATAAGGTTAAGGAGTTGGCCAAATCTTTGTTTCAACACAAGTCGCTATTGATCATGGGTCGCGGATATAATTTCGCTACATGCATGGAAGGTGCACTCGTAAGTTTGCAAAGCGAGGAAGAGCGAGTCTGACGAGTCTCTTTGCGCACTATTAACGCTACTCCGATTAATATTTGCAGAAAGTCAAAGAATTGACGTACATGCACAGCGAGGGAATTATGGCTGGTGAATTGAAACATGGTCCATTAGCTCTCGTGGACGATTCTATGCCAGTAATTATGATTGTAATGAGAGATCCAGTGTACGTGGTAAGTTTAATTAAGCAAATTTAAATAGCCGAGCTTAAATATCACTCGAATATTTCAATTTGCTTAAGAATATTTGTTTAATGAATTGAATTAATACGGGACGTGCGAATTTAAAAGAAAGATATGGAAGCATGTGTGcgctatacatatatacacgtatatacacgtcttattgttagtttgataatttatttcgcAGAAATGCATGAATGCACTTCAGCAAGTTACCGCGCGAGACGGTAAGCCCATTGTTATCTGTGAGGAAGGAGACGAAGAAACGAAGGCTTTTGCCGATAGAGCTCTCGAGATACCCAAAACTGTTGATTGTCTGCAAGGAATTCTCACCGTTATTCCTATGCAATTATTGTCTTTTCATATCGCGGTTTTGCGTGGTTGCAACATCGATTGTCCGAGAAACTTGGCCAAGTCGGTCACGGTCGAGTAGAGATCGAACGGAttgttttatgcatttttttggGGGGGAACTACAAGTTCGTTAACGTGGTTGCTACAAAATTTTCTCATAGAATGATAAAACGCAAATCACAGATACCAGATGAATGATTATAAATATCGAGCAGTTAATAACGTGACTCATTCAATTACTAATTGAATAAAACAATACGTTTTTAGGCAACAGTacgtttttatcttttaaatctcATTAAACTCGTTTAGATTGTGTCGATTGACTATTCATGAttgaaatttatgataattgtGATAACGCTcgataatctattttattaaatgcgAAAAGATTGTAATAGAAATCTAATCATCGATGCGTATGTTGCCAGCTTTTTTTTCAAACGAATGACAAATCGGCCTAAAGTTCATTTTTCGCTGTGTATCTACAAACGTCGTGCACGGTGCTCTTTTACGAGAAGTGATAAGGAAGACTTTCCAGACGTACATATATGATTCTGAtgcatttaacatttatatgttttaatttgtataacctatagatttttagtttttaaatataatgataaatttattgatacTTTTTATTCGATGATATATAGCGTGATTTGTTCGCCGATCGAGTTAAAATCAAGACGCGATAGACATTCTCATTTTCGATAGCAATTATACGATGGATGATATAACGCACGATATAAGAATCATGCGTAAGTAtgcgataaatattatataaaaatgttgaaacgGCATTCTTTCGAACAGGATAACTTTTCCATCTTTCTACAAAAAAGCCACACATACAAGATGACGAGGATTGTTGTCTGGCAATCTTTGTATCATACCCAATACGAAAATATGTAATAGTGGCCATAGCAAATATATAATAGCATTCCTAGGACACGTCTTTATGATAATActtagtaaaattaatcaaaagatatatataattacaacttggtttatatacaataaatttttcctttttagtATTTCTTCGAAACAGTTTATCACACACTCTTCGACCTTATCCTGATTTAAGATAATGTAGGTAAGACATTAAATTTCGATATTTATAGtcctgaataatttttaatctttcaaagtataattaattacagatttattcatacttttattcatcttttttttttcaatcgaagattgaaaatgatttatgactatgaatatcggcccaagtaattttaagtaaaatatgtgTAAGCTatttatacacgtatatatgtatCTCTAATCTTATAATTTTCATCGCTACCCTACAAATTACGTAAAGTATTCTTTAGAAAAAGAAGCAGATAGAAAT
This window harbors:
- the LOC105195514 gene encoding glutamine--fructose-6-phosphate aminotransferase [isomerizing] 2 isoform X10, with product MCGIFAYLNYLTPKSRKEILELLVVGLKRLEYRGYDSAGVALDSADGKDIAIIKKQGKVKALEEEIFCRTNLDFESETQYHVGIAHTRWATHGVPSEVNAHPQRSDGEHAFVVVHNGIVTNYKEVKTLLQQRGYVFESDTDTEVIAKLIHHLWVQHPAYSFRELVEQVVQQLEGAFALCFKSKYFPGECVATRRGSPLLVGIKTKTRLATDHVPILYGKDDLQCAINKDHRPHGRNPELPVIPRSESTSEFQPLEDKEVEYFFASDASAIIEHTNRVIFLEDDDVAAVKEGALSIHRLRRCMDDPHAREITTLKMEIQQIMKGNYDYFMQKEIFEQPESVVNTMRGRLNFQDNSVTLGGIKDYIPEIKRCRRLMLIGCGTSYHSAVATRQLLEELTELPVMVELASDFLDRNTPVFRDDVCFFISQSGETADTLMALRYCKSRGALIVGITNTVGSSICRESHCGVHINAGPEIGVASTKAYTSQFISLVMFALVMSEDRISLRARRLQIIQGLKNLDNLIREVLKLDNKVKELAKSLFQHKSLLIMGRGYNFATCMEGALKVKELTYMHSEGIMAGELKHGPLALVDDSMPVIMIVMRDPVYVKCMNALQQVTARDGKPIVICEEGDEETKAFADRALEIPKTVDCLQGILTVIPMQLLSFHIAVLRGCNIDCPRNLAKSVTVE
- the LOC105195514 gene encoding glutamine--fructose-6-phosphate aminotransferase [isomerizing] 2 isoform X14 encodes the protein MCGIFAYLNYLTPKSRKEILELLVVGLKRLEYRGYDSAGVALDSADGKDIAIIKKQGKVKALEEEIFCRTNLDFESETQYHVGIAHTRWATHGVPSEVNAHPQRSDGEHAFVVVHNGIVTNYKEVKTLLQQRGYVFESDTDTEVIAKLIHHLWVQHPAYSFRELVEQVVQQLEGAFALCFKSKYFPGECVATRRGSPLLVGIKTKTRLATDHVPILYGKDHRPHGRNPELPVIPRSESTSEFQPLEDKEVEYFFASDASAIIEHTNRVIFLEDDDVAAVKEGALSIHRLRRCMDDPHAREITTLKMEIQQIMKGNYDYFMQKEIFEQPESVVNTMRGRLNFQDNSVTLGGIKDYIPEIKRCRRLMLIGCGTSYHSAVATRQLLEELTELPVMVELASDFLDRNTPVFRDDVCFFISQSGETADTLMALRYCKSRGALIVGITNTVGSSICRESHCGVHINAGPEIGVASTKAYTSQFISLVMFALVMSEDRISLRARRLQIIQGLKNLDNLIREVLKLDNKVKELAKSLFQHKSLLIMGRGYNFATCMEGALKVKELTYMHSEGIMAGELKHGPLALVDDSMPVIMIVMRDPVYVKCMNALQQVTARDGKPIVICEEGDEETKAFADRALEIPKTVDCLQGILTVIPMQLLSFHIAVLRGCNIDCPRNLAKSVTVE